One Streptomyces sp. NBC_01217 genomic region harbors:
- the rpe gene encoding ribulose-phosphate 3-epimerase, translated as MAQINPSILSADFARLAEEAKAVEGADWLHVDVMDNHFVPNLTLGVPIVESLSRATDTPLDCHLMIEDPDRWAPQYVDAGAGSVTFHVEAAAAPVRLAREIRAKGARASMALKPATPIEPYEDLLPELDMLLIMTVEPGFGGQAFLDIMLPKIRRTRELISKHGLELWLQIDGGVSESTIERCAEAGADVFVAGSAVYGAEDPAEAVRALRAKAEGATASAAWACRH; from the coding sequence ATGGCCCAGATCAACCCCAGCATCCTGTCCGCCGATTTCGCCCGTCTCGCCGAGGAGGCGAAGGCGGTCGAAGGCGCCGACTGGCTCCATGTCGATGTCATGGACAACCACTTTGTGCCCAATCTGACCCTCGGCGTGCCCATCGTGGAATCGCTCAGCCGGGCGACGGACACCCCGCTGGACTGCCATCTGATGATCGAGGACCCGGACCGCTGGGCGCCGCAGTACGTCGACGCGGGCGCCGGTTCCGTCACCTTCCACGTGGAGGCCGCGGCGGCCCCCGTACGGCTGGCGCGGGAGATCCGGGCCAAGGGCGCGCGTGCCTCCATGGCGCTCAAGCCCGCGACGCCCATCGAGCCGTACGAGGACCTGCTCCCCGAGCTCGACATGCTGCTGATCATGACGGTGGAGCCGGGCTTCGGCGGCCAGGCCTTCCTCGACATCATGCTGCCGAAGATCCGCCGCACCCGTGAGCTGATCTCCAAGCACGGCCTCGAACTGTGGCTCCAGATCGACGGCGGCGTCTCCGAGTCCACGATCGAGCGGTGCGCCGAGGCCGGTGCGGATGTGTTCGTCGCGGGTTCGGCGGTGTACGGGGCCGAGGACCCGGCCGAGGCGGTGCGGGCGCTGCGGGCCAAGGCGGAGGGGGCCACCGCGTCGGCGGCCTGGGCGTGCCGCCACTGA
- a CDS encoding terpene synthase family protein yields MESELPDIYCPFPQRTNPHVGHTRVHLDTWTRNTGLVHRDSARERFEQADFGAFVGMVYPTADSRNLDLVADWFVWLFLVDDQLDDGQLGRSPERVRDVVAVMRSVIEGAGTGHLADEELPAAVVALVDLWERTTPTAAAHWRTRFGWHLTTYLTTATTWEAGNREAGVVPSEETYIAKRRHTGAIHVCMDLIEIVAGIEAPESIHNDARFITALEASCNVVCWANDVYSYEKEQVLGEIHNLVHLVRHHRGYGKQRALEHVCAEIATETERFLTAEAELLAAYPQLSWMLAPYLDGMRSWMRGNLDWSRQTPRYNPADVSQYEEPEEYLEATVLGMAQD; encoded by the coding sequence GTGGAGAGCGAACTGCCGGACATCTACTGCCCGTTCCCCCAGCGGACAAATCCGCACGTCGGGCACACCCGGGTCCACCTGGACACATGGACCCGCAACACCGGTCTGGTACACCGTGATTCGGCCAGGGAGCGCTTCGAGCAGGCAGACTTCGGGGCCTTCGTCGGCATGGTGTATCCGACCGCCGACAGCAGGAATCTCGACCTCGTCGCCGACTGGTTCGTATGGCTGTTTCTCGTCGACGATCAGCTCGACGACGGACAGCTCGGGCGCAGCCCGGAGCGGGTGCGGGACGTGGTCGCGGTGATGCGTTCCGTGATCGAGGGCGCGGGTACCGGCCATCTGGCGGACGAGGAGCTCCCCGCCGCAGTGGTCGCCCTGGTCGATCTATGGGAACGGACGACACCGACCGCGGCCGCACACTGGCGCACCCGGTTCGGCTGGCACCTCACCACGTATCTCACGACGGCCACCACGTGGGAGGCCGGTAACCGGGAGGCGGGGGTGGTGCCGTCCGAGGAGACGTACATCGCCAAGCGGCGCCACACCGGTGCGATACACGTCTGCATGGACCTGATAGAGATCGTGGCCGGGATCGAGGCCCCCGAGTCGATCCACAACGACGCCCGGTTCATCACCGCGCTGGAGGCGTCGTGCAATGTCGTGTGCTGGGCCAATGACGTGTACTCGTACGAGAAGGAGCAGGTGCTCGGCGAGATCCACAATCTCGTCCATCTGGTCCGGCACCACCGCGGCTACGGCAAGCAGCGGGCGCTTGAACACGTCTGCGCGGAGATCGCCACGGAGACGGAGCGGTTCCTCACTGCCGAGGCCGAGCTGCTGGCCGCGTACCCGCAGCTGTCGTGGATGCTCGCGCCGTATCTGGACGGGATGCGCAGCTGGATGCGCGGCAACCTGGACTGGTCACGGCAGACCCCCCGCTACAACCCGGCCGACGTGAGCCAGTACGAGGAACCGGAGGAGTACCTGGAGGCAACGGTCCTGGGCATGGCCCAGGACTGA
- the metK gene encoding methionine adenosyltransferase → MSRRLFTSESVTEGHPDKIADQISDTILDALLREDPRSRVAVETLITTGLVHVAGEVTTKAYADIPTLVRNKILEIGYDSSKKGFDGASCGVSVSIGAQSPDIAQGVDTAYEKRVEGDEDELDKQGAGDQGLMFGYACDETPELMPLPIYVAHRLSRRLSEVRKNGTIPYLRPDGKTQVTIEYDGDKAVRLDTVVVSSQHASDIDLDSLLAPDIREFVVEHVLAQLIEDGIKLDTDGYRLLVNPTGRFEIGGPMGDAGLTGRKIIIDTYGGMARHGGGAFSGKDPSKVDRSAAYAMRWVAKNVVAAGLAARCEVQVAYAIGKAEPVGLFVETFGTAAIETEKIEHAIGEVFDLRPAAIIRDLDLLRPIYAQTAAYGHFGRELPDFTWERTDRVDALRTAAGL, encoded by the coding sequence GTGTCCCGCCGTCTCTTCACCTCGGAGTCCGTCACCGAGGGTCACCCCGACAAGATCGCTGACCAGATCAGCGACACCATTCTCGACGCACTGCTCCGTGAGGACCCCCGGTCCCGCGTCGCCGTCGAGACCCTGATCACCACCGGTCTGGTGCATGTTGCGGGTGAGGTCACGACCAAGGCCTACGCCGACATCCCGACCCTCGTGCGCAACAAGATCCTCGAAATCGGCTACGACTCCTCGAAGAAGGGCTTCGACGGCGCCTCCTGCGGTGTCTCGGTGTCCATCGGCGCGCAGTCGCCCGACATCGCGCAGGGTGTCGACACCGCGTACGAGAAGCGCGTCGAGGGCGATGAGGACGAGCTCGACAAGCAGGGCGCCGGTGACCAGGGCCTGATGTTCGGCTACGCCTGCGACGAGACGCCCGAGCTCATGCCGCTCCCGATCTACGTGGCGCACCGCCTCTCGCGCCGGCTGTCCGAGGTCCGTAAGAACGGGACCATTCCGTACCTGCGCCCCGACGGCAAGACGCAGGTCACCATCGAGTACGACGGCGACAAGGCCGTCCGTCTCGACACGGTCGTCGTCTCCTCGCAGCACGCCAGCGACATCGACCTCGACTCGCTGCTCGCGCCCGACATCCGTGAGTTCGTCGTCGAGCACGTGCTCGCGCAGCTGATCGAGGACGGCATCAAGCTGGACACCGACGGCTACCGGCTGCTGGTCAACCCGACCGGGCGCTTCGAGATCGGCGGCCCGATGGGCGACGCCGGTCTGACCGGCCGCAAGATCATCATCGACACCTACGGCGGCATGGCCCGCCACGGCGGCGGCGCCTTCTCGGGCAAGGACCCGTCGAAGGTCGACCGCTCGGCCGCGTACGCCATGCGCTGGGTCGCCAAGAACGTCGTCGCCGCGGGCCTCGCCGCCCGTTGCGAGGTGCAGGTCGCGTACGCGATCGGCAAGGCCGAGCCCGTCGGTCTGTTCGTCGAGACGTTCGGCACCGCCGCGATCGAGACCGAGAAGATCGAGCACGCCATCGGCGAGGTCTTCGACCTCCGCCCGGCCGCGATCATCCGCGACCTCGACCTGCTCCGCCCGATCTACGCCCAGACCGCGGCGTACGGTCACTTCGGCCGCGAGCTTCCCGACTTCACCTGGGAGCGCACGGACCGCGTGGACGCGCTGCGCACGGCGGCCGGCCTGTAG
- the gmk gene encoding guanylate kinase, producing the protein MAATSRGTSPVPPDVRPRLTVLSGPSGVGKSTVVAHMRKAHPEVWLSVSATTRRPRPGERNGVHYFFVDNDEFDKLIANGELLEWAEFAGNRYGTPRRDVLDRLEAGEPVLLEIDLQGARLVRQSMPDAQLVFLAPPSWDELVRRLTGRGTESAEVIERRLAAARIELAAESEFDTTLVNTSVEDVARELLALMLEASGHRADSD; encoded by the coding sequence ATGGCTGCAACATCCCGGGGGACGTCCCCCGTACCCCCGGACGTACGTCCGCGGCTGACCGTGCTCTCCGGCCCCTCGGGGGTCGGCAAGAGCACGGTCGTCGCGCATATGCGCAAGGCGCACCCCGAGGTGTGGCTCTCGGTGTCGGCGACGACCCGCAGGCCGCGCCCCGGCGAGCGCAACGGCGTCCACTACTTCTTCGTGGACAACGACGAGTTCGACAAGCTGATCGCCAACGGCGAGCTGTTGGAGTGGGCCGAGTTCGCCGGCAACCGCTACGGCACGCCCCGCCGTGACGTGCTCGACCGCCTGGAGGCGGGTGAGCCGGTGCTGCTGGAGATCGACCTCCAGGGCGCCCGGCTGGTCCGGCAGTCGATGCCGGACGCACAGCTCGTCTTCCTGGCCCCGCCGAGCTGGGACGAGCTGGTACGCCGGCTCACCGGCCGCGGGACCGAGTCCGCCGAGGTGATCGAGCGCCGGCTCGCCGCCGCCAGGATCGAACTGGCTGCCGAGTCCGAGTTCGATACGACGCTGGTCAACACCTCCGTCGAAGACGTGGCGCGTGAGCTGCTAGCCTTGATGCTGGAGGCTTCCGGCCACCGTGCCGACAGCGACTGA
- the fmt gene encoding methionyl-tRNA formyltransferase, producing MKLVFAGTPEVAVPALDALIASDRHEVAAVVTRPDAPAGRGRRLVASPVAERAEEAGIEVLKPVRPREADFLARLREIGPDCCPVVAYGALLPKTALDVPARGWVNLHFSLLPAWRGAAPVQHAIMAGDEVTGASTFLIEEGLDSGPVYGVLTEEVRPTDTSGDLLTRLAFAGAGLLVATMDGIEDGTLHAVPQPADGVTLAPKITVEDAQLQWSAPALRVDRVVRGCTPAPGAWTLFRGERLKLIQAAPVLDRADLAPGELSAAKNNVYVGTGSHAVELLWVQPQGKKPMRAADWARGVRIVHGELLGS from the coding sequence ATGAAGCTCGTCTTCGCAGGCACCCCCGAGGTAGCCGTACCCGCCCTGGACGCCCTGATCGCCTCCGACCGGCACGAGGTGGCCGCCGTCGTCACCCGGCCCGACGCCCCCGCGGGGCGGGGCCGCCGGCTGGTCGCCAGCCCCGTCGCCGAGCGCGCCGAGGAGGCCGGGATCGAGGTGCTCAAGCCCGTCAGGCCGCGCGAGGCGGACTTCCTGGCGCGGCTGCGGGAGATCGGCCCGGACTGCTGCCCGGTCGTCGCCTACGGGGCGCTGCTGCCCAAGACCGCGCTCGACGTACCCGCCCGCGGCTGGGTCAACCTCCACTTCTCGCTGCTGCCCGCCTGGCGCGGCGCGGCCCCCGTACAGCACGCGATCATGGCCGGGGACGAGGTGACCGGTGCGTCGACCTTCCTGATCGAGGAGGGGCTCGACTCCGGCCCGGTGTACGGCGTGCTCACCGAGGAGGTACGGCCCACCGACACCAGCGGTGACCTGCTCACCCGGCTGGCGTTCGCCGGTGCGGGACTGCTCGTCGCGACCATGGACGGCATCGAGGACGGCACGCTGCACGCCGTGCCGCAGCCCGCCGATGGCGTCACCCTCGCACCGAAGATCACCGTCGAGGACGCCCAGTTGCAGTGGTCCGCCCCCGCCCTGCGCGTCGACCGGGTGGTGCGCGGCTGCACGCCCGCGCCCGGGGCATGGACGCTGTTTCGCGGGGAACGGCTGAAGCTGATCCAGGCCGCGCCCGTGCTGGACCGTGCCGATCTGGCGCCCGGCGAGCTGTCGGCGGCCAAGAACAATGTGTACGTGGGCACCGGATCGCACGCCGTCGAGCTGCTCTGGGTCCAGCCGCAGGGCAAGAAGCCCATGCGGGCCGCGGACTGGGCCCGTGGGGTGCGGATCGTCCACGGCGAGCTGCTGGGCAGCTGA
- the coaBC gene encoding bifunctional phosphopantothenoylcysteine decarboxylase/phosphopantothenate--cysteine ligase CoaBC, with product MDKPKVVLGVSGGIAAYKACELLRRLTESGHDVRVVPTASALHFVGAATWSALSGHPVSTEVWNDVHEVPHVRIGQGADLVVVAPATADTLARAAHGLADDLLTNTLLTARCPVVFAPAMHTEMWEHPATQENVATLRRRGAVVIEPAVGRLTGVDTGKGRLPDPGEIFEVCRRVLARGTVEADLAGRHVVISAGGTREPLDPVRYLGNRSSGKQGYALARTAVARGARVTLVEANTGLPDPAGADVLHAGTAMQLREAVLKAAADADVVVMAAAVADFRPAAYATGKIKKKDGQEPAPIKLVRNPDILAEVAGERARPDQIVVGFAAETDNVLANGREKLRRKGCDLLVVNEVGERRTFGSEENEAVVLAADGGETPVPYGPKEALADTVWDLVSSRLG from the coding sequence GTGGACAAGCCGAAGGTCGTTCTGGGGGTCAGCGGGGGCATCGCCGCGTACAAGGCGTGCGAGCTGCTGCGCCGGCTGACCGAGTCCGGTCACGATGTACGCGTCGTCCCGACCGCGTCGGCCCTGCATTTCGTGGGCGCGGCCACCTGGTCGGCGCTCTCGGGCCACCCGGTGTCCACGGAGGTCTGGAACGACGTCCACGAGGTGCCGCACGTCAGGATCGGGCAGGGCGCCGACCTGGTCGTCGTCGCCCCCGCCACCGCCGATACGCTCGCCAGGGCCGCCCATGGTCTGGCCGACGACCTGCTCACCAACACGCTCCTCACCGCCCGCTGTCCGGTGGTCTTCGCACCTGCCATGCACACCGAGATGTGGGAGCACCCCGCCACTCAGGAGAACGTCGCGACGCTGCGACGCCGCGGCGCCGTCGTCATCGAGCCCGCCGTCGGCCGCCTCACCGGCGTCGACACCGGCAAGGGCCGGCTGCCCGACCCCGGGGAGATCTTCGAGGTCTGCCGCCGGGTGCTGGCCCGCGGGACCGTCGAGGCCGACCTGGCCGGCCGGCACGTCGTGATCAGCGCGGGCGGTACGCGCGAGCCGCTCGACCCGGTGCGCTACCTCGGTAACCGCTCCTCCGGCAAGCAGGGCTATGCCCTGGCCCGCACAGCGGTCGCCCGCGGCGCGCGGGTCACCCTCGTCGAGGCCAACACCGGCCTGCCCGACCCGGCGGGCGCCGACGTCCTTCACGCCGGGACGGCCATGCAACTGCGCGAGGCCGTGCTGAAGGCCGCCGCGGACGCCGATGTGGTCGTGATGGCGGCGGCCGTCGCCGACTTCCGCCCCGCCGCGTACGCGACGGGGAAGATCAAGAAGAAGGACGGCCAGGAGCCCGCGCCCATCAAGCTCGTCCGCAACCCCGACATCCTCGCCGAGGTCGCCGGTGAACGCGCCCGGCCGGACCAGATCGTCGTCGGTTTCGCCGCCGAGACGGACAACGTCCTCGCCAACGGCCGCGAGAAGCTCCGCCGCAAGGGCTGCGATCTCCTCGTCGTCAACGAGGTGGGAGAGCGCCGGACATTCGGTTCCGAGGAGAACGAAGCGGTGGTCCTTGCGGCCGACGGCGGTGAGACCCCGGTGCCGTACGGCCCCAAGGAGGCACTCGCCGACACGGTCTGGGATCTCGTGTCGTCGCGGCTCGGATGA
- a CDS encoding sugar-binding transcriptional regulator, producing the protein MSAGRSALRMGPAELVQAAAMARRFYLEGKSKIQIAEEFGVSRFKVARVLETALERDLVRIEIRVPAELDAERSDALRARYGLRHAVVVESPAEEQDDAPDPENLGEVAADLLGELVNEGDVLGLAWGRSTIHMAAALDRLPPCTVVQLTGVYDAGTAERGSVEAVRRAAQVAGGEAHPIYAPMLLPDPATAAALRHQTGIARAFEYFDKVTVAAVSIGSWEPGISTVHDMLTDEERAHYASLGVAAEMSAHLFDTEGRRVGRDLGERCITVEADRLRRIPEVVAIAGGQRKAAAIGAVLRSGLVTSLVTDTAAAEYLLTESAAPRRPALERADPDGN; encoded by the coding sequence ATGTCGGCGGGACGGTCCGCCCTGCGGATGGGGCCCGCGGAGCTGGTGCAGGCGGCGGCCATGGCCCGCCGCTTCTACCTCGAAGGAAAGTCGAAGATCCAGATCGCCGAGGAGTTCGGCGTCAGCCGCTTCAAGGTGGCCCGGGTCCTGGAGACGGCTCTTGAGCGCGACCTCGTACGGATCGAGATCCGCGTCCCCGCCGAGCTGGACGCCGAGCGCTCCGACGCGCTCCGGGCCCGCTACGGGCTGCGTCACGCGGTCGTCGTCGAGTCCCCTGCCGAGGAGCAGGACGACGCGCCCGACCCGGAGAACCTGGGTGAGGTCGCGGCCGATCTCCTCGGTGAACTGGTGAACGAGGGCGATGTGCTCGGCCTGGCCTGGGGCCGCTCCACCATTCACATGGCGGCGGCTCTGGACCGGCTGCCGCCGTGCACGGTCGTGCAGCTCACCGGGGTGTACGACGCCGGTACGGCCGAGCGCGGCTCGGTCGAGGCGGTCCGGCGGGCCGCCCAGGTGGCCGGTGGCGAGGCCCACCCGATCTATGCGCCGATGCTGCTGCCCGACCCGGCCACGGCCGCCGCGCTGCGCCACCAGACCGGTATCGCCCGCGCCTTCGAGTACTTCGACAAGGTCACGGTGGCCGCGGTGTCCATCGGCTCCTGGGAGCCCGGCATCTCCACCGTCCACGACATGCTCACGGACGAAGAGCGGGCGCACTACGCCTCGCTCGGCGTCGCCGCCGAGATGTCCGCGCACCTCTTCGACACGGAGGGCCGGCGGGTCGGCCGGGACCTGGGGGAGCGGTGCATCACGGTCGAGGCCGACCGGCTGCGCCGGATCCCCGAGGTGGTGGCGATCGCCGGCGGCCAGCGGAAGGCCGCGGCGATCGGGGCGGTGCTGCGGTCCGGGCTCGTCACCAGCCTGGTGACGGACACCGCGGCGGCCGAGTATCTGCTGACCGAGTCGGCGGCGCCGCGTCGGCCGGCGCTGGAGCGGGCGGACCCGGACGGGAACTGA
- a CDS encoding primosomal protein N' translates to MSSDNERTEDPGGGVPEQLALIRETVRKAKVPRAKPRTWRGAALAKELPVARVLVNKGVLHLDQYFDYAVPEELDADAQPGVRVRVRFGAGARNVRGGRREGGGLIDGFLVERLAESDYTGALAALAYVVSPEPVLGPELLALSRAVADRYAGSLADVLQLAVPPRNGRAESRPSPEPLPPPPAPSAGSWERYGQGPAFLRALAEGGAPRAVWTALPGPHWPEEIARAMAATLASGRGALVVVPDGRTAGRVDAALTELLGQGRHALLTADSGPEKRYREWLAVRRGSVRAVVGTRAAMFAPVADLGLVAVWDDGDSSHSDDNAPFPHVREVLELRAANGRCAFLLGGTNCTVEAAQLVESGWALPLRADREQLRIAAPLVRTVGDGELARDGVARAARLPSLAWQTVRDGLRSGPVLVQVPRRGYAPRLACERCREPARCRHCAGPLQAPDQRDLDCAWCGRAETAWHCVACGSNRLRARIVGARRTAEELGRAFPAVPVRTSGRDHILDSVPDVPALVVSTPGAEPVAEGGYAAALLLDGWAMVGRPDLRAGEEALRRWTAAASLVRGQPEGGTVVIVAEPTLRPVQALVRWDPVGHARRELAERAELGFPPVSRMASVTGSQEALAAFLAAAELPPEAEVLGPVPVPGAEPGRPRRPGDAPLGESWERVLLRVPPGNGAALAAALKAAQAARMSRGSSEQVRIRVDPPDIG, encoded by the coding sequence GTGAGCAGCGACAACGAGCGAACCGAGGACCCCGGGGGCGGGGTCCCGGAGCAGCTTGCGCTCATTCGGGAGACGGTGCGCAAGGCCAAGGTGCCGCGGGCCAAGCCGCGGACCTGGCGCGGCGCCGCTCTCGCCAAGGAACTGCCCGTCGCCCGGGTGCTGGTCAACAAGGGCGTGCTCCATCTCGACCAGTACTTCGACTACGCCGTGCCCGAGGAGCTGGACGCCGACGCACAGCCCGGGGTGCGGGTGCGGGTGCGCTTCGGGGCCGGGGCGCGCAATGTCCGCGGCGGCAGGCGCGAGGGGGGCGGGCTGATCGACGGGTTCCTCGTCGAGCGGCTCGCCGAATCCGACTACACGGGCGCGCTGGCCGCGCTCGCCTATGTCGTGTCGCCCGAGCCGGTGCTGGGCCCGGAGCTGCTCGCCCTCTCACGGGCCGTCGCCGACCGTTACGCGGGCAGCCTCGCCGACGTGCTGCAGCTCGCCGTACCGCCGAGGAACGGACGGGCCGAGTCCAGGCCCTCGCCCGAGCCCCTGCCACCGCCGCCCGCCCCGTCGGCGGGGAGCTGGGAGCGGTACGGACAGGGGCCCGCGTTCCTGCGGGCGCTGGCCGAGGGCGGGGCGCCCCGGGCGGTATGGACCGCGCTGCCCGGACCGCACTGGCCCGAGGAGATCGCCAGAGCCATGGCCGCGACGCTCGCCTCCGGGCGCGGCGCGCTCGTCGTCGTGCCCGACGGCCGGACCGCGGGGCGGGTCGACGCCGCGCTCACCGAGCTGCTCGGACAGGGGCGCCACGCCCTGCTGACGGCCGACTCCGGACCCGAGAAGCGCTACCGGGAGTGGCTCGCCGTGCGGCGCGGCTCCGTGCGGGCGGTCGTCGGGACGAGGGCCGCGATGTTCGCACCCGTCGCCGACCTCGGCCTGGTCGCCGTCTGGGACGACGGGGACTCCAGCCACAGCGACGACAACGCCCCCTTCCCGCACGTGCGCGAGGTGCTCGAACTACGGGCCGCGAACGGCCGGTGCGCCTTCCTGCTCGGCGGTACGAACTGCACGGTGGAGGCCGCCCAGCTGGTCGAGAGCGGCTGGGCCCTGCCACTGCGCGCGGACCGGGAACAGCTGCGGATCGCGGCGCCCCTGGTGCGTACGGTCGGTGACGGGGAGCTGGCGCGGGACGGGGTCGCGAGGGCGGCCCGGCTGCCCAGCCTCGCCTGGCAGACCGTCCGGGACGGGCTGCGCAGCGGCCCCGTCCTGGTCCAGGTGCCGCGCCGCGGATACGCGCCGCGGCTGGCCTGCGAGCGCTGCCGTGAACCCGCCAGGTGCCGGCACTGCGCCGGACCGCTTCAGGCGCCGGACCAGCGGGATCTCGACTGCGCCTGGTGCGGCCGGGCCGAGACGGCCTGGCACTGCGTGGCCTGCGGCAGCAATCGGCTGCGTGCCCGGATCGTCGGTGCCCGCCGCACCGCCGAGGAGCTCGGCCGGGCGTTTCCCGCCGTGCCGGTACGGACATCGGGCCGCGACCACATCCTGGACTCCGTGCCGGACGTCCCGGCACTGGTCGTCAGCACCCCCGGCGCCGAACCCGTCGCCGAGGGCGGCTACGCGGCCGCTCTGCTGCTGGACGGCTGGGCGATGGTCGGCCGCCCAGACCTGCGGGCCGGCGAGGAGGCACTGCGCCGCTGGACGGCCGCGGCCTCGCTGGTGCGGGGGCAGCCGGAGGGCGGCACGGTGGTGATCGTCGCCGAGCCGACGCTGCGGCCGGTGCAGGCGCTGGTGCGCTGGGACCCGGTCGGACACGCTCGCCGCGAGCTGGCGGAGCGGGCCGAGCTCGGCTTCCCGCCGGTGTCCCGGATGGCCTCGGTGACCGGCTCGCAGGAGGCGCTCGCCGCGTTTCTCGCGGCCGCCGAACTGCCACCGGAGGCCGAGGTGCTCGGCCCGGTCCCGGTGCCGGGCGCCGAACCCGGCAGGCCCCGCAGGCCCGGGGACGCGCCGCTGGGGGAGTCCTGGGAGCGCGTGCTGCTCAGGGTGCCTCCGGGGAACGGGGCGGCGCTCGCGGCCGCGCTGAAGGCGGCGCAGGCGGCACGGATGTCCCGGGGGAGCAGCGAGCAGGTCCGGATCAGGGTGGATCCGCCGGACATCGGGTGA
- the rpoZ gene encoding DNA-directed RNA polymerase subunit omega — translation MSSSITTPEGIINPPIDELLEATDSKYSLVIYAAKRARQINAYYSQLGEGLLEYVGPLVDTHVHEKPLSIALREINAGLLTSEAIEGPAQ, via the coding sequence GTGTCCTCTTCCATCACCACGCCCGAGGGCATCATCAACCCGCCGATTGATGAGCTCCTTGAGGCCACCGACTCGAAGTACAGCCTCGTGATCTACGCCGCCAAGCGCGCGCGCCAGATCAACGCGTACTACTCGCAGCTCGGTGAGGGTCTCCTGGAGTACGTCGGTCCGCTCGTCGACACCCACGTGCACGAGAAGCCGCTCTCGATCGCGCTCCGCGAGATCAACGCGGGCCTGCTCACCTCCGAGGCCATCGAGGGCCCCGCGCAGTAA
- a CDS encoding RsmB/NOP family class I SAM-dependent RNA methyltransferase: protein MNDQQRRRPAKPHRRPQKDPVRFLAFEALRAVDERDAYANLVLPPLLKKARAKGDFDNRDAALATELVYGTLRRQGTYDAIVAACIDRPLREVDPPVLDVLNMGVHQLLGTRIPTHAAVSASVELARVVLGEGRAKFVNAVLRKVSADDLDGWVARVAPSYDEDAEDHLAIVHSHPRWVVSALWDALGGGRAGIEDLLEADNERPEVTLVARPGRSTTDELLTALGDENGLPGRWSPYAVRMAEGGEPGALSAVQDGRAGVQDEGSQLVATALANAPLEGRDTRWLDGCAGPGGKAALLAALAAGRGAALLAAERQPHRARLVERALAGNPGPYQVITADGTRPPWQPGTFDRILMDVPCSGLGALRRRPEARWRRRPEDLESFAPLQRGLLREALKAVRVGGIVGYATCSPHLAETRVVVEDVLKGRGGQPVEAEWVDARPLMQGVPALGDGPDVQLWPHLHGTDAMYLALLRRTA from the coding sequence GTGAACGACCAGCAGCGTCGCCGTCCCGCCAAGCCGCATCGCCGCCCCCAGAAGGACCCCGTCCGGTTCCTCGCCTTCGAAGCGCTCAGGGCCGTCGACGAACGCGATGCGTACGCCAACCTCGTCCTGCCCCCGCTGCTGAAGAAGGCCCGCGCCAAGGGCGACTTCGACAACCGGGACGCGGCTCTGGCGACCGAGCTGGTCTACGGGACGCTGCGCCGCCAGGGCACGTACGACGCGATCGTCGCGGCCTGCATCGACCGGCCGCTGCGCGAGGTCGACCCGCCGGTCCTGGACGTGCTCAACATGGGCGTGCACCAGCTGCTCGGCACTCGCATCCCCACCCACGCCGCGGTCTCCGCCAGTGTGGAACTGGCCCGGGTGGTGCTCGGCGAGGGCCGGGCCAAATTCGTCAACGCCGTCCTTCGCAAGGTCTCAGCGGACGACCTCGACGGCTGGGTGGCGCGCGTCGCCCCGTCGTACGACGAGGACGCCGAGGACCACCTCGCCATCGTGCACTCGCATCCGCGGTGGGTCGTGTCCGCCCTCTGGGACGCGCTGGGCGGCGGCCGCGCCGGGATCGAGGACCTCCTCGAAGCGGACAACGAGCGGCCCGAGGTCACCCTGGTCGCCCGCCCCGGCCGCTCCACCACCGACGAGCTGCTCACCGCTCTCGGCGACGAGAACGGCCTGCCCGGCCGCTGGTCGCCCTATGCCGTACGGATGGCCGAGGGCGGCGAGCCCGGCGCCCTGTCCGCCGTGCAGGACGGCCGCGCCGGAGTCCAGGACGAGGGCAGCCAGCTGGTGGCCACCGCCCTCGCCAACGCACCGCTGGAGGGCCGCGACACCAGGTGGCTCGACGGTTGCGCCGGGCCGGGCGGCAAGGCCGCGCTGCTCGCGGCCCTCGCCGCCGGACGCGGCGCCGCCCTCCTCGCCGCCGAGAGGCAGCCGCACCGGGCCCGCCTCGTCGAGCGCGCGCTGGCCGGCAACCCCGGCCCGTACCAGGTCATCACCGCCGACGGCACCCGCCCGCCGTGGCAGCCCGGCACCTTCGACCGCATCCTGATGGATGTGCCCTGTTCGGGCCTCGGCGCGCTGCGCCGCCGCCCCGAGGCGCGCTGGCGGCGCCGCCCGGAGGACCTGGAGAGCTTCGCACCGCTGCAACGCGGTCTGCTGCGCGAGGCGTTGAAGGCGGTACGGGTCGGCGGCATCGTCGGTTACGCGACCTGCTCACCGCATCTCGCGGAGACCCGGGTCGTCGTCGAGGACGTGCTCAAGGGCCGTGGCGGCCAGCCCGTCGAGGCGGAGTGGGTCGACGCCCGCCCGCTGATGCAGGGAGTCCCGGCGCTGGGCGACGGCCCCGACGTCCAGCTGTGGCCGCATCTGCACGGCACGGACGCGATGTACCTGGCCCTGCTGCGCCGCACCGCCTGA